The sequence below is a genomic window from Sneathiella marina.
GGTTGACGCTGCAGAAGGTCCAATGCCGCAAACGAAGTTTGTAACGCAAAAAGCACTGGGTCTCGGCCTCAAGCCAATTGTTGTTATAAACAAGGCCGACCGGCCAGATGCGCGCGCCGATGAAGTTCTGGATGAGTGCTTTGATCTGCTGGTGGCACTTGATGCCAACGAAGACCAACTGGATTTCCCCGTATTATATGCCTCTGCCAAAGAGGGATGGGCCGCGACAGACTTGGATGAGCCAAGAGAAAATCTACATCCTCTTTTTGACCTGATCGTCAAACATGTTGAGGCACCGAAGGTTGATGAAGATGCGCCATTTCGGATGCTTGTCACAACTATCGAAGCCAATCCCTATCTTGGCCGCCTGCTGACAGGCCGTGTTGAGAGCGGTGTGCTGAAAACCAATGATCCTGTCAAAGGCCTCGGCCGTGAGGGTGGCAAAGTCGAAGATGCCCGCGCCAACAAGATCATGGCGTTCCGCGGGCTGGAGCGGGAAACGATTTCTGAAGCCCGCGCCGGTGACATCGTATCGATTTCCGGCCTCGTCAAGACGACCGTTGCTGACACTATCGGGACCCCAGAAGAAACAACACCACTTGAAGCGCAGCCTATTGATCCGCCCACTATCTCCATGACGTTTGCGATCAATTCATCGCCGCTTGCTGGCCGTGATGGCGACAAAGTGCAAAGCCGGGTTATTCGGTCACGCCTGATGAAAGAAATTGAAGGCAATGTATCCATTCGCGTTGAAGACAGCGCCGAGGCAGACGCCTACATAGTATCGGGCCGTGGCGAATTGCAGCTCGGTGTATTGATCGAAACAATGCGCCGTGAAGGCTTTGAACTTTCCATCAGCCGACCCCGCGTGCTGTTCCGCGAAGACGAAACGACCGGCCAGACATTAGAACCACAAGAAGAAGTCGTGGTAGATGTAGACGATGAATTTTCCGGTGTGGTAGTTGAAAAAATTGCTCTGCGCAAAGGGACGATGACGGATATGCGGCCCTCCGGTGGCGGAAAAACACGTATCACCTTCCTTTGCCCGACACGCGGTTTAATCGGTTATCACGGTGAATTCCTTACCGATACCCGTGGGACAGGCATCATGAACCGCCTATTCGATTCCTATGTGCCCCATAAGGGAACCATCCCCGGACGTCGCAATGGTGTTCTTATCGCCAATTCCACCGGCAAGTCCGTTTCTTTTGCGCTTTGGAACCTGGAGGCCCGCGGTTTCTTCTTTATCGGGAGCGGTGTCGACGTCTATGAAGGCATGATCCTTGGCGAGCATAATCGTCCCAATGACCTTGAAGTAAACGCCTTAAAGGCCAAGCAGCTGACAAACATCCGTGCCTCAGGCTCAGACGAAGCCGTACGTTTAACGACACCGCGGAAAATGACACTTGAGCAGGCAATCGCCTATATCGACGATGACGAACTGGTGGAAGTCACGCCGAATTTCATCCGGCTGCGTAAATTGCATCTTGATCCACATGAGCGCAAGAAAGCTTCTCGTACAAAGATTGCGTCGTAAACCGGGATTTCGGTTTACGCAATCCACCGCTCTACGACTAAAAACTAAAATGCCATAAATTAACGGTGGCGTTCTTTGACATCTTGTGGAAACATATCGTCACAGCAGGTACGAGCTTGTGTTAATAACAACAAGAATAGAATGAGGCAAAGATGGCGCTGGTCGATGTAATCTCGGAAATTACGGGAAAAGTCTGGAAAATCGAAGCTGAAGTAGGCGAAGAGCTTGAAGAAGATGAGCCTGTTGTCATTCTGGAGAGCATGAAAATGGAAATTCCAGTTTTGGCGCCGGACGATGGAACCATCGCAGAAATTCTGGTGGCTGAAGGCGATCCGGTCAAAGAAGGTCAGGTTATCGCAAGACTGGAAGCCTAGCGCTTCCATACCCCATAGGAATTTACCATAACCAGGTCGTCGGGTTTGGAACTGCCTGCTCGCGGTAAAGATACTTCATGCCTGTTGCACAGCGAATAACCAGCCAAACAGCAGCACATAGGAACACAAAGACACCGACGCCGGCGAAAGCCGTAACCGCCGCTATTATCAGATAGAGAGTATACATCCAGAAAGTTCTTATCTGATATTGAAAATGCGTTTCGATCCAAGGCGAATTTTCATCCTTGTTCAAATAGGCCATCACGGCGCCAACAAAATGAGCAATCTGGATCACAAGGGTCGCCAAATATAAAAAATAGATGATCTGTGCCATTTTAGCGGCACCTTTGTCGCTCTTCATTTCTTGCGGTGTTTGCGTTGTTTCATCCATCAACTGATCCTTCATGCCCTTAATTCAGCGTTATCTCTTATTTAATCTAGTAACGAAGCGCACTAAAGTAAAAAATATCCTATCAAGTGCAGTATCTCCAGCTCGCAATCCTAATACCAGTTCGTTAAGATCGGGCAAATTTTTACTGGTACATAAACTATGCTGGCTGTTTTTCTATCTATATTTCTTGATCTTGTTGGTTTCGGCATTGTTATTCCATTGCTTCCTTTTTACGCGGAGCATTATGGTGCCAGTCCCTTTATGGTCACATGGCTTGCCGCCGCATTTTCCCTCTTTCAATTGATCTTTTCCTATATTTGGGGTCATCTTTCCGATCGATGGGGTCGCCGCCCGATTTTTCTTGCCTGCATGCTGTTAAGTGCGATTGCCTATTTATGGACTGGCCTTGCAGAAACCTTTACAGCGTTAATTCTTGCCCGTTGTATCAGTGGTATCGCCTCTGGAAAGATCTCTGTCGCCCAGGCCATAATAGCGGATATCACAACGCCGGAAACCCGCGCAAAAGGCATGGGCATGGTTGGCGCCGCTTTTGGACTGGGATTTGTAACCGGCCCGGCACTCGGCGGATTGCTGGTCGGAACGGATCCAGCAAATCCAGATTTTCAAACTCCTATGTATGTTGCGGCCGGCCTTTCGTTTCTGGGGCTTGCTATGGCAATTTTTACGGTAAAGGAATCTGTTTCTGCCGAAGACAAGGCCGCTTCCAGAGAATCCTCTACACTCGATTGGCGGCAGAAGATAAAGCTTATCTTGTCCTCCCCGGTTGTTGTCTGGTTGATTGGCATCTTTTTTATCGTCAGTTTCGTGTTCAGTCAGGTTGAAATCCTCTTCCCCTTATGGACAGCCCGAACATTCGACTGGACGCCCCGTGATTTAGGATACTGCTTTGCCTATATCGGAATATTAATTGTGATCATGCAGGGTGGATTAATAGGCCCTCTGACCAGACATCTTGGATCAAGAAGATTAGTGGTGGTTGGTTTATCGCTCCTTGGCGGCGGATTACTTCTCACCTTCCTGTCCGGCACAGTCTGGATATTCATCATTGCAACAACGCTCATCACGTTTGGTATCGGCATATTGACGCCGACGCAATCCAGCCTAATAAGCCTGGCGGCTCAAAAAGGGCAACAGGGCAGCACGTTGGGTCTTGCCAACACAGCCTCCGGATTTGGCCGGGTTGCCGGTCCGCTCTGGGCCGGTATCCTTTTTGACTATGTCCATTTTGATGCACCTTTTTTAATTGGCGGCGCTATCTGTTTTGTTTTTCTGGCCCTGCTCTTGAGGGCGGTTTACACTAAGCTCGATAAAAAACCAAAAGAAGCCACGTCATAGTGGCCCGAAAGCCATGGGCTTTCAAAGAAGGAGAAATACTGATGTTTAAAGAAGACCTTTTAAAGGGAAAACGCATCCTTGTAACTGGCGGCGGAACTGGACTTGGAAAAACCATGACACGCGGATTCCTGGAAGTCGGGGCGGAAGTTATCATATGTGGCCGCCGAAAATCTGTGTTGGATGAAACCGCAGCTGAGCTAAACGAGGAAACCGGCGGTAAAATCTCAACCTTTCATGTGGATATCCGCAGCCCGGACGCAATCGAGGAAATGGTCGACGAAATCTGGCTAAGCGGGCCGCTGGATTCTCTCGTCAATAATGCTGCGGGGAATTTCATTTCACGTACTGAAGATCTAAGTTCCCGAGCCTTTGATGCCATCGCCAATATTGTTTTTCACGGTACATTTTATATGACGAACGCCTGCGGCAAGCGTTGGATTGCAGAAGGACGAAGCGGGAATGTTCTGTCCATCGTTACGACCTGGATCTGGAACGGGTCAGCTTATGTCGTGCCCAGCGCCATGTCCAAGGCAGGGGTGAAGGCGATGACCCAGGGCCTTGCCGTGGAATGGGGGCCAAAAGGAATTCGACTGAATGCCATCGCACCTGGACCCTTTCCCACCGAAGGTGCCTGGGCGCGACTTCGACCAAAAGGCAGTTATGGCGATACATTGCCAGGAAAAGGAACAGATAAAATTCCATTGCGGCGTACCGGAGAGCATTCCGAATTAGCCAATCTCGCGACTTTTATGATGGCAGATGAATGCACCTATATTAACGGCGAGGTCATTGCGATTGACGGTGGCCAATGGTTGAACAGCGCTGGAAACTATGGCGAACTTGGCCAGCTGACCGATGAGGACTGGGTCGGCATAAGGGGCCAGATCGAAACGGCAAACGAGAAAGACAAGAAAAAGCGGGGATAGGAAACTATCCGCAGAAAAATCTCGGCGGTCTTACTCCAGACCGTCGAGAGCTTCCTGCAACAGCAAATAAACTTTGCCGACATCCGCTGTGATAAAGGCATCCGATAACAGTTCCGAATGCTCTACAGATCCAGCTTCCGTCATGATTTCCCGAAATTCAGAAACATATTGATCGGTATATCGACGGAATTCTCCGTTATCCCTATATTTTGAACGGATTTTTTCCGCGTCCTTGGACTTCAGGAGTTTCCGGGTAAAGATACCCTTCTCCCCCTTACGGTACCGCCGCCACAAATCATCGGACAGATTACTATCCAGAATACGTCCCAGATCAATGGTAAGGGAATTCAGGTTATCCAATACAAAACCGGACGATTTCATGAACTGCTCATTTTGAACAGTCCGTTTATTCTGCATTATTTTTTCAGCAAGCTGGTTGGCTTTTTCTCCCGCTTTCGTCAGCTCATCCGTCTGTTTCTCGATCTTAAGACCTGACATCAGGGCCTCTTCGGCCGCTTTTTCCGCGGCCGTCTGGAAGTTTTTACTTTCTTCTTGCAGAATTCCCGCGGATTTTTGCAATGTGTTTTCGACTTGTGAGACGGACAGAGTTAGTCGTTTATGCTGGGATTCAAACTGCTCCGATAACGACCGCGCATTTTCATTCGCTTGCGAGGTAAATTCAATCAGATCTTTGGCGCGCCCATAAAACAGGGTTGCGGCTTCCGATCCGGTCTCTTTTACTTGATTGCTCGCTTCGGTTATTTTTTCTGATACTAAATCCAAATCCGCATGGATACTCCGCCGCGTTTCATCGATACCTTTCTTATGCTTTTCAAGGGCATTGTCTGCATATTTGATACCCCTGATCATCAATTCACTGGCGCGCGCGAATTCAAGGGATTTTTTCTGGAAGCTATCACCGGCAAGGTTCGCTTTTTCAACCGTCTCGTCCAGCAATGCGGAACGATCGGTCAAGGTGCCATCGACAGATTCGACCTGATCGGTAAGCTGCTTGGCGATGTCGGAAAGGGCAGCCGTTTCTTTTTGCAGGATCTCTTCCATAGCTTCCGCATGCTCTTTGGCACGAATGGAAATATCGGCGAGTTCCTCCATATGAACTTTTGCAGATCCACTTGCCTCATTGATATTCGCCAGGGACGACCGGGTAACATCTGCCAGTCGGCCCCCTTGATTTTCGGCTTTCGATGCCGCCAGATTTAACTGTTCCACATGATCCGTTGCTTGATCGCCCATGGCGCGCAGTTCCGCCGACGCTCTCTCCGCTGTTTTTGCAAGTTCGGCAGTTTGCGAATGAGCCGCTTCTCCAGACTGGCGTGCCTGAAGCGATGCGCGTTCCGCTGTTGCCATGAAATCCTGATGATAGCGTATGGCATCTTCAATGGCCGTCGACAGCTTGTTCTGTGTTTGATCAGCTGTTGAGGCAATTTCTTTTTGACGTTTCTCAAGCTCTGCCGAGGCGGAAGCAAGGGATCTTGTCATTTTATCCGCGCTCATTTCCACATCACCGCTTTCACGGCGGATATCTTCGCTTGCTTCGCGCAACTGTCCGGATACCGTATCCGATGTTTGACGCAAGCTATCGGCCTGGCGTTGGAAGGCTTGCCCCACATGGTCGATTTGCGTGTTGGTCGTCTCCGCGGCTTTTCCAAGCATGTCAACATCTTGTTCCAATTGGGCGCTAATATCCTCCGACATTTTGAGAATTTGCTGTGATGCTGTTTCGAGCGCACCGATTTGATCGCGCAATTGCTCTTGAATAAATGTTGTCTGCTCACCAGTGGTCTCTGATGCTTGGGTGAGTGACGCCGCATGGGTTGCCAATTTTTCACCCAGCTGATCCGCGTTTCTTAGTGATTTTTCACCGGCTGCATCTAGAAGCTGGCGACCCTTTTGAAGCGTTCCATCAATATCAACCATGTTTAGTTCTGTCGCTTTCAGAACCTCCTCAAGCTGGCCGGACTCATTTCGCAATTTCTCGCTTGCCTGGACCATCTGGTCTGTTGTCGCCGAAGCCTTCACTGCCAATTGTTCCGCATTCGTCTGGAGTTGATGTGTCGATTCAACGATGCCGGTCTCAGAATCCTTGGCGGATTTCAAGGCATTTACCTGTTGTTCCTGTAATTGGCCAATTACGTTTTCCACATCCGTTGCACTGGAAAGAAGTGTGTTTCGAAGGGCATTCAGACGGGTTACACCTTCATCACTCGATATACTCAGGTCAGTTGTTCCCTGTAGCAGCATATCCGTTGTTTTGGCAATTTCTGTCGTTGTTTTACGAGAAACCTCAAGGATTTCCTCACCTTGTTTATTGAACTGTACGACGCCCTCATCTATTCGGGATCTAGCCTTTGTTGTTGCATCTTCCAAACCCTTGATTTGCTGGCCCAGCGAATCTGTCGCTTTTTCCGTTTGTTCAAGTGTTTCCGTGGCGTTCGTAAAAATCTTTTGACTGGTTTCTTCCAGAATATGAGTAATGTCCTGGGACTTTTCATCCGCGACGCGAATTGCATCTTTTAACGCCGAGATTTGTTTGCCCAAAGCAGCCTGCACAGCTTCACTACGCGTTTCAGAATCATCCGCAGCTTCTTTCAGGTTCTGGGTTTGCAGAGTGATGGCTGTATCAAGCTGCTTACCCTGCCCTTCAACCTGGTCAATGAGGGTGGCCAATTTTCCTGATCGTATCTCCAGCTCTTTCGCCAGCCGATCGGAGGTGCCAAGTAAATCTTCCGTTGCTTTTTTTGCCGCCGTGCCTTGCTTGTCCAATCCATCGCCAGCTTTCTCTATGCTGGCGGCCGCGCGTTCTGTTTCCTGTTGTACCTCGCGGCTTTGCTGCTGAAGGCTATATGTCAAACTCGCGACACGTGCTTCCGCTTCCGGGCTGGGATAGCCCAATTCACTCATCAAAAAGTCAAGTGCCTCGCCTTTCAGCGTCGCCTCGCGACCACGGTGAAAATATCCGAGTAGAATCCAAACAAAAGCAAGAGGAGCAAAAGCGCCAAGTGAGATTAAACCCAAGTCAATGGGAGGTGTCTGGGCAATATTCGTCCAACCGATTCTCGATTGAACGAAGTAACCGATGGCTACCAACCACAAAATGGTAGCCAAAATGCCGAGTCCAGCAAAAAGTATTGAGCTGTTGGAGCGCCGTTTTATCGCAGCTTTCTCCTCATATTGCCCCAAAACCAACGGAGCTTCTTCTTGCTCACTACTCTTTCCTGTATCAGGATGTTTATGCAACATCACATCTCCCCTTAAATAACCGGGTGAGAGTCCTGCAAAATCAACAATACGTCAAGTTTTCAAATGCGTCGAAAATGCGGCAATGCCGCTATTTTATGACACCACTCGCCCGTAAACTGTCGATATTTTCCTGGGATACCCCCCAATCGAGCATTGCTTCATTGGTATGTTCGCCCGGCAAACAGGGTGGGCCTTGAATTTCGGCAACAGTCCGGCTGAATCTCGGTGCTGGTGCGGGTTGCAGAACGTCATCATATTTTACAAAAGTCTGTCGATGGGCATTGTGCTCATGCTCGGTCGCTTCCAAAATGGAAAGGACCGGTGCATAGCAGACATCAGTGCCGCCCATGATCGCATCCCATTCATCTCGGGTTTTCGTCTTAAACACGGCTTCAAGCTTGGCTTTAAACATCGGCCAGCTGGCATTATCCATTTGTGGCGGTAAATCTTCCTTATCCAGCCCCGTCAATTCGAGAAGTTGAACATAGAATTTCGCTTCTATGGAGCCAATCGAAACATGCTTGCCATCTTTTGTCTCGTATACGTTATAATAATGAGCGCCCGTATCAAGGATATTGACACCACGTTCATCTTTCCAGTTGCCGGCAGCCATTAGGCCAAAGAAAGTCGTCATCAAGGAAGCCGCACCATCGACCATTGCCGCATCGACAACCTGGCCTTTGCCTGATTTCTGGGCTTCAAGGATGCCGCTGACCAGCCCGAGTGCCAGATACAGGGCACCGCCGCCAAAATCACCGACAAGGTTTAAGGGAGGGACCGGAGCTTCGCCTTCACGGCCAATAGCATGCAAAACGCCGGAAAGCGCAATATAATTGATGTCATGGCCTGCGACTTTCGCCATGGGACCCTCTTGCCCCCAGCCCGTCATCCGGCCATAAACCAGCTTTGGATTACGAGCGAGCGCCACATCTGGACCCAGTCCAAGTCGCTCCATCACACCAGGTCTAAATCCTTCAATCAGGCCATCTGCCTGTTCGATAAGATCGAGAATGAGCTCCCGCCCTGCCTCGGTTTTCGTATCGACTGCGATGGAACGGCGACTGCGCATCAACAAACTGAATTTGGGATTAGTGGCTGTTCCCAATCCGGAGTCAACCAGTCGGTCAATACGGACAATTTCCGCCCCCAAATCAGCGAGCAGCATCGCGCACATTGGCCCTGGGCCAATGCCCCCCATTTCAACAAACTTATAGCCGGCTAACGGTCCCATTTTTTTTCCTTTTCTTATTTAGACCTGAACAATTTTGTTTATTTTAACCTCATCCAACCTTACCTGTCATCCCTTGAATAACGGCTGGTTCGCGCGTAATGCAAAATGCCTGCTCCAATGATCAGTGCCAAGAAGCACCCACCTGCCATAAAAAAATAAGCGCCAGCAGCGAAGAATTTGAATAAGTAGCCGGATAAAAATAAACTTGCCCCCATAATCAAGCCTACAGAAATAGCCGAATACAGGCCTTGGGCTCTCGCCGATATCTCCAGCGGAATGGTCTCCGATATATAGCGCATTGCCCCCAGATGCGCAGAGGCAAAAGTAAATCCATGAAGAACCTGTAACAGCAGTAGAAAATCAAAGCCCGGTTCAAATCCCATGACCAGCCACCGGATAAAACCCGCAAAACCTCCTAGTAACAACAGCTGAATGGGGGAAAACCGTTTAAGAAAGCGATGGGCCAGGGCAAAAAGAATGATCTCAACTATTACGCCTTCTGCCCATAACAAACCGATCGCCGTGTCCGAAATTCCTTGCTGTTGCCATTGAAGGGTACCCGACGTGTATAATACCGCATGACTGGCTTGAATCAGCCCTGCCGTCACCAGGAATGCCATGAAGCGTCTGTTTTTCAAAAGGCGGCGGAGACCTTTACGTTCCCTTTTAGGGTTTTGCGATTTTGTTTCCGGAAGGAGCAGGCAGCACAGAAATAATAAAGCTGCTGATATGACAATA
It includes:
- a CDS encoding MFS transporter is translated as MLAARLAPFYFTLFLIVGFQLPFWPVWLSHKGLSLEQIGIVISAPVWIKIAFIPIFASLADRLGRRKALLLILSAISLCLYQLYFAVDGFWQILALGLVIGVFISPFTTLGDNLVLTLARTHKIDYARIRLWGSISFILASVGGGWLLEGRSPDYILKVIVISAALLFLCCLLLPETKSQNPKRERKGLRRLLKNRRFMAFLVTAGLIQASHAVLYTSGTLQWQQQGISDTAIGLLWAEGVIVEIILFALAHRFLKRFSPIQLLLLGGFAGFIRWLVMGFEPGFDFLLLLQVLHGFTFASAHLGAMRYISETIPLEISARAQGLYSAISVGLIMGASLFLSGYLFKFFAAGAYFFMAGGCFLALIIGAGILHYARTSRYSRDDR
- a CDS encoding SDR family oxidoreductase, translating into MFKEDLLKGKRILVTGGGTGLGKTMTRGFLEVGAEVIICGRRKSVLDETAAELNEETGGKISTFHVDIRSPDAIEEMVDEIWLSGPLDSLVNNAAGNFISRTEDLSSRAFDAIANIVFHGTFYMTNACGKRWIAEGRSGNVLSIVTTWIWNGSAYVVPSAMSKAGVKAMTQGLAVEWGPKGIRLNAIAPGPFPTEGAWARLRPKGSYGDTLPGKGTDKIPLRRTGEHSELANLATFMMADECTYINGEVIAIDGGQWLNSAGNYGELGQLTDEDWVGIRGQIETANEKDKKKRG
- a CDS encoding MFS transporter, whose translation is MLAVFLSIFLDLVGFGIVIPLLPFYAEHYGASPFMVTWLAAAFSLFQLIFSYIWGHLSDRWGRRPIFLACMLLSAIAYLWTGLAETFTALILARCISGIASGKISVAQAIIADITTPETRAKGMGMVGAAFGLGFVTGPALGGLLVGTDPANPDFQTPMYVAAGLSFLGLAMAIFTVKESVSAEDKAASRESSTLDWRQKIKLILSSPVVVWLIGIFFIVSFVFSQVEILFPLWTARTFDWTPRDLGYCFAYIGILIVIMQGGLIGPLTRHLGSRRLVVVGLSLLGGGLLLTFLSGTVWIFIIATTLITFGIGILTPTQSSLISLAAQKGQQGSTLGLANTASGFGRVAGPLWAGILFDYVHFDAPFLIGGAICFVFLALLLRAVYTKLDKKPKEATS
- the typA gene encoding translational GTPase TypA — protein: MEIRNVAIIAHVDHGKTTLVDGLLKQSGTFRDNQQVAERAMDSNDLERERGITILAKCTSVEWEGYRLNIVDTPGHADFGGEVERILSMVDGVVVLVDAAEGPMPQTKFVTQKALGLGLKPIVVINKADRPDARADEVLDECFDLLVALDANEDQLDFPVLYASAKEGWAATDLDEPRENLHPLFDLIVKHVEAPKVDEDAPFRMLVTTIEANPYLGRLLTGRVESGVLKTNDPVKGLGREGGKVEDARANKIMAFRGLERETISEARAGDIVSISGLVKTTVADTIGTPEETTPLEAQPIDPPTISMTFAINSSPLAGRDGDKVQSRVIRSRLMKEIEGNVSIRVEDSAEADAYIVSGRGELQLGVLIETMRREGFELSISRPRVLFREDETTGQTLEPQEEVVVDVDDEFSGVVVEKIALRKGTMTDMRPSGGGKTRITFLCPTRGLIGYHGEFLTDTRGTGIMNRLFDSYVPHKGTIPGRRNGVLIANSTGKSVSFALWNLEARGFFFIGSGVDVYEGMILGEHNRPNDLEVNALKAKQLTNIRASGSDEAVRLTTPRKMTLEQAIAYIDDDELVEVTPNFIRLRKLHLDPHERKKASRTKIAS
- a CDS encoding biotin/lipoyl-binding carrier protein, giving the protein MALVDVISEITGKVWKIEAEVGEELEEDEPVVILESMKMEIPVLAPDDGTIAEILVAEGDPVKEGQVIARLEA
- a CDS encoding DUF4870 family protein — encoded protein: MDETTQTPQEMKSDKGAAKMAQIIYFLYLATLVIQIAHFVGAVMAYLNKDENSPWIETHFQYQIRTFWMYTLYLIIAAVTAFAGVGVFVFLCAAVWLVIRCATGMKYLYREQAVPNPTTWLW
- a CDS encoding CaiB/BaiF CoA transferase family protein, whose translation is MGPLAGYKFVEMGGIGPGPMCAMLLADLGAEIVRIDRLVDSGLGTATNPKFSLLMRSRRSIAVDTKTEAGRELILDLIEQADGLIEGFRPGVMERLGLGPDVALARNPKLVYGRMTGWGQEGPMAKVAGHDINYIALSGVLHAIGREGEAPVPPLNLVGDFGGGALYLALGLVSGILEAQKSGKGQVVDAAMVDGAASLMTTFFGLMAAGNWKDERGVNILDTGAHYYNVYETKDGKHVSIGSIEAKFYVQLLELTGLDKEDLPPQMDNASWPMFKAKLEAVFKTKTRDEWDAIMGGTDVCYAPVLSILEATEHEHNAHRQTFVKYDDVLQPAPAPRFSRTVAEIQGPPCLPGEHTNEAMLDWGVSQENIDSLRASGVIK